In one Methylocaldum szegediense genomic region, the following are encoded:
- the coxB gene encoding cytochrome c oxidase subunit II, whose protein sequence is MAGTDAVSDTPLLPAASTLAERVDTLFFTLTGLDALMVLVLSGLIIGFAVYYRRNARVNRTTNVPETKTEIVWSLGLLAVFLAIFVWAAHLYVEEASPPNNALEIHAIGKQWMWKFQHQNGRREINELHVPLGVPVKIVLATQDVIHSFFVPAFRVKQDLVPGRYRTVWFTPSRIGRYHLFCAEYCGLDHSRMRGQVIVMEPAEYETWLAGEDSAESLPVQGEKLFASLGCISCHGAGSRIAAPSLAGIFGKPVPLKGGQTVIADETYIRDSILTPEKQVVAGYEPIMPSFAGRVTDSDLTRLIAYIKSLSGEEGRP, encoded by the coding sequence ATGGCCGGTACGGACGCCGTTTCCGATACCCCGCTGCTGCCGGCGGCCTCCACCCTGGCCGAACGGGTGGATACGCTGTTCTTTACCCTGACCGGGCTGGATGCGCTCATGGTCCTGGTCCTGAGCGGGCTCATCATCGGCTTCGCCGTTTACTACCGGCGCAACGCCCGCGTGAACCGCACCACTAACGTCCCGGAAACCAAGACCGAGATCGTCTGGAGCCTCGGGCTTTTGGCGGTCTTTCTCGCTATTTTCGTCTGGGCCGCTCACCTTTACGTCGAGGAGGCCAGTCCCCCCAACAATGCTTTGGAGATCCACGCCATCGGCAAGCAATGGATGTGGAAATTCCAGCACCAAAACGGACGGCGCGAAATCAACGAACTCCATGTTCCCTTGGGGGTGCCCGTGAAAATCGTCTTGGCGACCCAGGACGTCATCCACAGTTTTTTCGTGCCGGCCTTCCGGGTCAAGCAGGATCTCGTGCCGGGGCGCTACCGGACGGTCTGGTTCACCCCCAGCCGGATCGGCCGCTATCACCTGTTCTGTGCCGAATATTGCGGGCTGGATCATTCCCGCATGCGCGGCCAGGTCATCGTGATGGAACCGGCCGAGTACGAAACCTGGCTGGCGGGCGAGGACAGCGCGGAATCTTTGCCGGTCCAAGGCGAAAAGCTGTTTGCGAGCCTCGGCTGCATCAGCTGCCACGGCGCCGGCAGCAGGATCGCGGCGCCCTCGCTGGCCGGCATCTTCGGGAAACCGGTGCCGCTGAAGGGCGGTCAAACCGTGATTGCCGACGAAACCTATATCCGCGATTCGATCCTGACGCCGGAAAAACAGGTGGTCGCCGGTTACGAGCCGATCATGCCGAGTTTCGCCGGGCGCGTGACCGATTCCGATTTGACCCGGCTGATCGCCTACATCAAATCCCTTTCCGGGGAGGAAGGACGCCCATGA
- a CDS encoding DUF3341 domain-containing protein → MTPNSSWLAEFATAEQLLNAITRTRIAGYRRIEAYAPFDVPGLAEELDLPASRLPLWILIFGILGGVSAFLLQAYLAAVDFPLNAGGRPYFSWPSFTLVSFEFTVLGAALAGFFGMLALKGLPRPYHPIFDAANCDRASQDRFFLMIDSDDPEFDPDSTRRFLESLNPIAVTEVNREVS, encoded by the coding sequence ATGACCCCGAATTCCTCATGGCTGGCCGAATTCGCGACTGCCGAACAGCTCCTTAATGCGATAACCCGAACCCGCATCGCGGGCTATCGCCGCATCGAGGCCTATGCACCGTTCGACGTACCGGGGCTAGCCGAAGAGTTGGATCTGCCCGCGTCCCGCCTGCCGCTATGGATACTGATATTCGGCATTCTTGGCGGCGTATCGGCCTTTTTGCTGCAGGCTTATCTCGCCGCAGTCGACTTTCCCCTCAACGCGGGCGGACGGCCTTATTTCAGCTGGCCGTCCTTTACCCTGGTGAGTTTCGAGTTCACGGTGCTCGGCGCTGCGCTAGCGGGCTTCTTTGGGATGTTGGCGCTCAAGGGTCTGCCCCGTCCCTACCACCCGATCTTCGATGCGGCAAATTGCGACCGGGCGAGTCAGGACCGGTTTTTCCTGATGATCGATTCCGACGACCCAGAATTCGATCCGGATTCCACTCGCCGATTCCTGGAATCGTTGAATCCGATCGCCGTTACCGAGGTGAACCGTGAGGTCAGTTAA
- a CDS encoding IS110 family transposase translates to MLSLLERVSFTHGDAFIAFLGLDPRPQDSGQRIGRRRLSKRGPGELRRLLYNAASAASKSKLWKPWYEYYRGKGLLSTAALVVIARKIARIAFSLYRHNTSFDPSRLAMTA, encoded by the coding sequence TTGCTCAGTCTCCTCGAGCGGGTATCGTTTACTCACGGCGATGCCTTCATCGCCTTCCTCGGTCTCGATCCCCGTCCTCAGGACTCGGGCCAGCGGATCGGGCGTCGGCGTTTGTCCAAGCGCGGCCCCGGAGAACTCCGACGATTGCTTTACAACGCCGCTTCCGCCGCCAGCAAATCCAAACTCTGGAAACCTTGGTATGAGTACTACCGAGGCAAAGGGCTTTTGAGCACCGCTGCGCTTGTCGTGATCGCCCGCAAAATCGCGCGCATCGCGTTTTCTCTGTATCGCCACAACACCAGCTTCGATCCTTCACGGCTCGCAATGACTGCTTGA
- a CDS encoding cytochrome c3 family protein — protein MGQIFRPRANSFARIALLALFLIILLPFGIGFALVRSPYLTGVDDVPRQPVPFSHQHHVSGLGIDCRYCHDSVEHAAFAGIPPTETCMTCHSQIWTDAAMLEPVRESWRTGKPLRWTRVYDLPDFVYFNHAVHVSHGIGCTTCHGPVGRMPLTRQATPLFMSWCLDCHRAPEKYVRPREHVFDPDWMPPQDQLAQGRQLVHEYRIRVGQLTDCSVCHR, from the coding sequence ATGGGACAGATTTTCCGACCGAGAGCCAACAGTTTTGCACGAATCGCGCTCTTGGCGCTGTTTCTCATCATCCTGTTGCCTTTCGGCATTGGTTTCGCGCTGGTCCGCTCTCCTTATCTGACCGGCGTCGACGACGTCCCGCGTCAACCAGTACCCTTCAGCCATCAGCATCACGTCAGCGGTCTCGGCATAGACTGCCGCTACTGCCATGACTCGGTCGAACATGCGGCCTTCGCCGGCATCCCGCCGACCGAAACCTGCATGACCTGCCATTCCCAGATCTGGACCGACGCCGCCATGCTGGAACCGGTCAGGGAGAGCTGGCGGACGGGTAAACCGCTGCGCTGGACCAGGGTCTACGACCTACCCGACTTCGTCTATTTCAATCACGCTGTCCACGTCAGCCACGGCATCGGCTGCACCACCTGCCATGGCCCCGTGGGCCGGATGCCGCTCACCCGGCAAGCCACCCCCTTGTTCATGTCCTGGTGTCTCGACTGCCACCGCGCGCCCGAGAAATACGTCCGGCCGCGGGAACATGTCTTCGATCCCGACTGGATGCCGCCTCAAGATCAATTGGCTCAGGGCCGGCAATTGGTACATGAATACCGGATCCGGGTCGGACAACTGACCGATTGCTCCGTGTGCCACCGATGA
- a CDS encoding TVP38/TMEM64 family protein, with protein MQETRVRWIMGLAGAVVIAALGAWIWLAWDREFFLAWKREAGSGPFFIALAIMPMFGFPTTPFFLMAGATFGVVVGLAGSALSLAVNLALCYWIARSGLRRVLEAWLARTRYELPEVTPGREFQFTLLVKMTPGIPTFIKNYLLGLSGVPFTIYFAVSFTVTLAYAAAFIVLGESMSTHDLGWGAWALAALALLGLALWWFRRRRHR; from the coding sequence ATGCAGGAGACACGAGTCCGCTGGATCATGGGATTAGCGGGTGCGGTAGTGATAGCCGCGCTGGGTGCATGGATTTGGCTTGCCTGGGATCGGGAATTCTTCCTGGCGTGGAAGCGGGAGGCAGGGTCTGGGCCGTTTTTCATCGCGCTGGCGATCATGCCCATGTTCGGGTTTCCGACAACGCCGTTTTTTTTGATGGCTGGAGCAACCTTTGGCGTCGTGGTCGGGTTGGCAGGATCGGCACTGAGCTTGGCGGTCAATCTGGCATTATGCTACTGGATCGCGCGGAGCGGACTGAGACGGGTGCTGGAGGCATGGCTGGCACGCACGCGCTATGAGCTACCCGAGGTGACGCCCGGGAGGGAGTTTCAGTTCACTCTGCTCGTGAAAATGACGCCCGGCATACCAACCTTCATAAAAAATTACCTGCTCGGTCTGAGCGGGGTGCCGTTTACGATCTACTTTGCGGTCTCGTTTACGGTGACTCTAGCCTATGCCGCGGCGTTCATCGTGTTGGGCGAGTCGATGTCTACGCATGATCTGGGCTGGGGCGCATGGGCATTGGCCGCGCTGGCGCTGCTGGGCCTGGCTTTATGGTGGTTTCGCCGCCGGCGGCACCGCTAA
- a CDS encoding c-type cytochrome has product MRSVKRGFRRLSILPGMLVPLLLTGCEQDMADQPKYEPLEAAAIFPNDQSARPLVEGTVARDTVIEPRPARPPLPMTEAVLKRGRERYDIYCAPCHGRAGDGEGMIPERGFPRPPSYHTDRLRNAPDSHYYDVITNGFGVMFSYANRVAPEDRWAIVAYIRALQLSQHATSDDVREAGLEDKLREAK; this is encoded by the coding sequence GTGAGGTCAGTTAAGCGCGGCTTCCGCCGTCTCTCGATTCTTCCGGGAATGCTCGTCCCCTTGCTCCTGACCGGCTGCGAACAGGACATGGCCGATCAACCCAAATACGAACCGCTGGAAGCCGCCGCCATTTTTCCGAACGACCAGTCCGCCCGCCCGCTCGTCGAAGGCACCGTGGCGCGCGACACCGTGATCGAACCTCGCCCGGCACGTCCCCCTTTGCCGATGACCGAAGCGGTATTGAAGCGCGGCCGGGAGCGCTACGACATTTATTGCGCCCCTTGTCACGGCCGCGCGGGCGACGGCGAGGGCATGATTCCCGAACGGGGATTTCCGCGGCCGCCGTCCTATCATACCGATCGCTTGCGGAATGCCCCCGACAGCCATTACTACGATGTCATCACCAACGGCTTCGGGGTCATGTTTTCCTATGCCAACCGGGTTGCGCCGGAGGACCGCTGGGCTATCGTCGCCTACATCCGCGCCTTGCAGCTCAGCCAGCATGCGACGAGCGACGATGTTCGCGAGGCGGGATTGGAGGATAAACTCCGGGAGGCCAAGTGA
- a CDS encoding TAT-variant-translocated molybdopterin oxidoreductase: MKRKTPGTDFATLSTLPIPDNSRPLWRSLEELADTEAFREFASREFPECTDLWLTPVKRRRWLKLMAASLAFGGLSGCVRPPREEIVPYVRAPEHMVPGKPLYFATALTHGGYAQGVIVESHMGRPTKVEGNPLYPASLGATDIFSQAAVLSLYDPDRSQTVTNGGQISHWQAFVEHLSAQREQWAARGGAGLHILTETFTSPTLSQQFQDFLRVYPNARWHRYDPVDRTNGLEGARLAFGQKVDTLYRFDRAAVILSLDCNFLTDTPARTRYGRDFIEGRRVRHGKATMNRLYVLESTPTPTGAMADHRLPVQAGRMEAVARLLAARLGLADAPDSEEMPIPERWLDLVMRDLSNHRGESIVIAGDHLSPPVHAVVQAINQELGNFGRTVIHIDPVASAPPDSGGSLPALLDEILTGSVQTLVILGGNPAYAAPADLEVERILRRVPLRIHWGLYADETAELCHWHIPALHELESWSDARAYDGTVSLMQPLIAPLYGGRSVHELMALLMGQAGQSDHNLVQAYWRSRYGGPDFERFWKKALQDGIVPDTAATPKTVSARADVAKTLPPRKTSGSSLEIRFQPDPSIGDGRYANNGWLQELPKPLTKLTWENAVLLSPNTAKRLDLATGDLAELHYRERRLTAPVWVMPGHADDSATLYLGYGRRRAGQVGNHTGFDAYRLRASDAPWFDYGLDLRKASRPHGWLGSLLSTENVELATTQRHHTLDGRELVKVLTPKTLASAGTEPAEPKPSLYPEYRYEGYAWAMVIDLNACIGCNACVVACQAENNVPIVGKEEVRRGREMHWLRVDRYYAGEPENPKTYFQPVPCMHCEKAPCEPVCPVQASIHDSEGLNNQVYNRCVGTRFCQSNCPYKVRRFNFFAYTEAAETNEGALSIRAVRNPDVTVRSRGVMEKCTYCVQRISEARITAELEHRRIREGEVQTACQAACPTQAIIFGDLNAPDSQVAALRAEPHHYALLAELNTQPRTTYLARVRNPNPEFDDEPEH, encoded by the coding sequence ATGAAACGGAAAACGCCTGGTACCGATTTCGCCACGCTAAGCACTCTGCCGATACCGGATAACAGCCGTCCTCTGTGGCGCAGCCTGGAGGAATTGGCCGATACCGAGGCTTTCCGGGAATTCGCGAGCCGGGAGTTTCCCGAATGTACGGATCTTTGGCTGACGCCGGTGAAACGCCGCCGATGGCTTAAGCTGATGGCGGCTTCGCTGGCGTTCGGCGGACTAAGCGGTTGCGTCAGGCCGCCGAGAGAAGAAATCGTGCCTTATGTTAGGGCGCCGGAACATATGGTGCCGGGCAAACCGCTTTATTTCGCGACGGCACTGACCCACGGCGGATATGCCCAAGGCGTGATCGTAGAAAGCCATATGGGCCGCCCCACCAAAGTGGAAGGCAATCCGCTGTATCCGGCGAGCCTCGGCGCTACCGACATTTTCTCGCAAGCCGCGGTGCTGAGCCTTTACGACCCGGACCGCTCGCAAACCGTGACCAACGGCGGGCAGATCAGCCATTGGCAGGCTTTCGTCGAGCACTTATCGGCGCAGCGAGAGCAATGGGCGGCCAGGGGCGGGGCCGGGCTCCATATTCTTACCGAGACCTTCACGTCGCCGACGCTCAGCCAGCAGTTCCAAGATTTCCTCCGTGTGTACCCGAACGCGCGCTGGCACCGATACGATCCGGTCGACCGCACCAACGGCCTGGAAGGCGCGCGGCTCGCCTTCGGCCAGAAAGTGGACACGCTGTATCGTTTCGACCGGGCAGCGGTGATTCTGTCACTGGACTGCAATTTTCTGACCGATACCCCGGCCCGCACCCGCTATGGACGCGATTTCATCGAAGGGCGGCGCGTCCGGCACGGCAAGGCCACCATGAACCGCCTTTATGTGCTGGAATCCACGCCGACGCCAACCGGCGCCATGGCGGACCATCGCTTGCCGGTACAAGCAGGGCGCATGGAAGCCGTCGCGCGGTTACTGGCCGCCCGGTTGGGCCTTGCCGATGCTCCGGATAGCGAAGAGATGCCGATACCGGAACGCTGGCTGGACCTCGTGATGCGCGATCTTTCGAATCACCGCGGCGAAAGCATCGTGATCGCCGGGGATCACCTGTCGCCGCCGGTACACGCGGTGGTTCAGGCGATCAATCAGGAGCTCGGCAACTTCGGCCGAACCGTCATCCATATCGACCCCGTAGCCTCGGCGCCCCCAGATTCCGGGGGCTCTCTCCCGGCCTTGTTGGACGAGATTCTCACCGGCAGCGTGCAAACCCTCGTCATCCTCGGCGGCAATCCGGCATACGCCGCACCGGCCGATCTCGAGGTCGAACGAATCTTGCGCCGGGTGCCGCTGCGCATCCATTGGGGTTTGTACGCGGACGAAACCGCCGAGCTTTGCCATTGGCACATCCCCGCGCTGCACGAACTGGAAAGCTGGAGCGACGCCCGGGCTTATGACGGCACCGTCTCTCTGATGCAGCCGTTGATCGCGCCGCTCTACGGCGGCCGCTCGGTGCACGAACTGATGGCGCTGCTGATGGGACAGGCCGGACAGTCGGACCATAACCTGGTGCAGGCTTACTGGCGAAGCCGTTATGGCGGTCCCGATTTCGAGCGTTTCTGGAAAAAAGCGCTGCAAGACGGCATCGTCCCCGATACCGCCGCGACGCCGAAAACCGTCTCGGCCCGCGCCGATGTCGCCAAGACGCTGCCGCCGCGCAAGACTTCCGGCTCCTCGCTCGAAATACGGTTCCAGCCGGACCCGAGCATCGGCGACGGCCGCTACGCGAATAACGGCTGGCTTCAGGAGCTGCCGAAACCGCTCACCAAGCTCACCTGGGAAAATGCTGTGCTGCTCAGCCCGAATACCGCGAAGCGCCTGGATCTTGCGACCGGCGACCTGGCGGAACTCCATTACCGCGAGCGCCGCTTGACGGCCCCGGTCTGGGTCATGCCCGGACACGCCGACGATTCCGCCACGCTTTATCTCGGTTATGGCCGAAGACGAGCCGGACAAGTCGGCAATCATACGGGTTTCGATGCCTATCGGCTGCGGGCCTCCGACGCCCCCTGGTTCGATTACGGCCTAGATCTCCGCAAAGCCTCGCGGCCGCACGGCTGGCTGGGTTCGCTGCTTTCGACCGAAAACGTCGAGTTGGCCACGACCCAGCGTCATCATACGCTGGACGGGCGCGAGCTGGTGAAAGTACTCACGCCGAAGACGCTTGCGTCGGCCGGTACGGAACCCGCCGAGCCCAAGCCGTCGCTCTATCCCGAATACCGATACGAAGGCTACGCCTGGGCCATGGTGATCGACCTGAATGCCTGCATCGGCTGCAATGCCTGCGTCGTGGCCTGCCAGGCCGAGAACAACGTTCCCATCGTCGGCAAGGAGGAAGTGCGGCGCGGGCGGGAAATGCACTGGCTCAGGGTCGACCGGTATTACGCCGGAGAGCCCGAGAACCCCAAGACCTATTTCCAGCCGGTCCCCTGCATGCACTGCGAGAAAGCCCCGTGCGAACCGGTCTGCCCGGTGCAGGCCTCGATCCACGATTCGGAAGGGCTCAACAATCAGGTGTACAACCGCTGCGTCGGCACCCGGTTCTGCCAGTCCAACTGTCCCTACAAGGTCCGCCGCTTTAATTTCTTCGCCTACACGGAAGCGGCCGAAACGAATGAAGGCGCACTCAGTATCCGCGCGGTGCGGAATCCGGACGTGACCGTGCGGAGCCGCGGCGTGATGGAAAAATGCACGTATTGCGTGCAGCGCATCAGCGAGGCGCGTATCACCGCGGAACTGGAACACCGCCGGATTCGCGAAGGCGAAGTTCAAACGGCTTGCCAGGCGGCCTGCCCGACCCAAGCCATTATCTTCGGCGACCTGAATGCGCCCGACAGCCAGGTCGCCGCGCTCAGAGCCGAACCGCACCATTACGCACTGCTTGCGGAACTCAACACCCAGCCGCGCACCACTTATCTCGCGAGAGTGCGCAATCCCAATCCGGAGTTCGACGATGAGCCGGAACATTGA
- the nrfD gene encoding NrfD/PsrC family molybdoenzyme membrane anchor subunit has product MSRNIDEHPENETVLHADQDYASISREISDIVLRPAGRGWWLGFGLSGLGVLIFFAAAVYLFYAGVGIWGVNTTVVWGFAIINYVWWIGIGNAGTLISAMLYLARQPWRTSINRFAEAMTIFAASIAGLFPILHLGRPYLFYWLAPYPSTMGVWPQFRSPLVWDMFAILTYIIVSVLFWYTGLIPDLATLRDRARSRAAQLVYGALALGWRGSAAHWRHYERAYLILAALAVPLVVSVHSVVGYDFATTLMPGWRSTIFAPYFVVGAMFSGFAMVIVITIALRAAFKLHAFVTPRHLDAMAKILLAASLIMGYAYGMEVFMAWYGTDADEWRQTVTTATGPYAPAYWGMLFCNIVVPQLCWSARIRRNIPALLIIAILVNVGMWLERYVIVVNILSHGFVPSQFRQYFPTVWDWATMLGSFALFLWFFFLFVRFVPMVPMHEVRRLAHSLGERS; this is encoded by the coding sequence ATGAGCCGGAACATTGACGAACACCCGGAAAATGAAACCGTTCTGCACGCGGACCAGGATTACGCCTCGATCAGCCGCGAAATCAGCGACATCGTGTTGCGGCCCGCGGGCCGAGGCTGGTGGCTGGGCTTTGGCCTGAGCGGCTTGGGCGTCCTGATCTTCTTCGCCGCCGCCGTCTATCTCTTTTACGCCGGGGTGGGCATCTGGGGCGTCAATACCACGGTCGTCTGGGGTTTCGCCATCATCAATTACGTCTGGTGGATCGGCATCGGCAACGCCGGCACCCTGATCTCCGCCATGCTTTACCTCGCCCGCCAGCCCTGGCGCACCTCGATCAACCGGTTCGCCGAGGCCATGACCATCTTCGCGGCCTCAATCGCCGGTTTGTTTCCCATTCTGCATCTGGGCCGACCCTACCTCTTCTACTGGCTGGCGCCCTACCCCAGCACCATGGGCGTATGGCCCCAGTTCCGCAGCCCTTTGGTCTGGGACATGTTCGCCATCCTCACCTATATCATCGTGTCGGTCTTGTTCTGGTATACGGGACTGATTCCGGACTTGGCCACCCTGCGCGACCGTGCCCGCAGCCGCGCCGCGCAACTGGTCTACGGCGCCTTGGCCTTGGGCTGGCGCGGGTCGGCGGCGCACTGGAGACATTACGAGAGAGCCTATCTCATTCTGGCGGCGCTCGCCGTGCCCCTGGTCGTTTCGGTGCACAGCGTGGTCGGCTACGATTTTGCGACCACACTCATGCCGGGCTGGCGCTCGACCATTTTCGCGCCCTACTTCGTGGTCGGCGCGATGTTCTCCGGCTTCGCCATGGTCATCGTCATCACCATCGCCCTGCGCGCCGCCTTCAAGCTGCACGCCTTCGTCACTCCGCGCCATCTGGACGCCATGGCGAAAATCCTACTCGCGGCATCGCTGATCATGGGTTACGCCTACGGCATGGAAGTGTTCATGGCCTGGTACGGCACAGACGCGGACGAATGGCGCCAAACCGTCACGACCGCCACTGGGCCGTATGCGCCCGCCTACTGGGGCATGCTGTTCTGCAACATCGTCGTGCCCCAGCTGTGCTGGTCGGCGCGCATCCGGCGCAACATCCCGGCGCTGCTCATCATCGCCATCCTGGTGAATGTCGGCATGTGGCTGGAGCGTTATGTCATCGTGGTCAACATCCTGAGCCACGGTTTCGTTCCCTCTCAATTCCGGCAGTATTTCCCGACCGTCTGGGACTGGGCCACGATGCTCGGCAGCTTCGCGCTGTTTCTTTGGTTCTTTTTTCTGTTCGTCCGCTTCGTGCCCATGGTGCCCATGCACGAAGTCCGGAGACTCGCCCATAGCCTGGGAGAGCGCTCATGA
- the ctaD gene encoding cytochrome c oxidase subunit I: MTTAAVSPPKNYLNRDYGIASWLTTIDHKRIAWLYLVSITAFFFFGGAAATLIRLELATPAADVVETETYNRLFSLHGIVMVWFFLVPSIPATLGNFLIPLMIGARDVAFPRLNLLSWYLYVVGGVFTLAMAVAGGVDTGWTFYTPYSSLFANGQVVLAVVGVIITGFSSILTGLNFIVTVHKMRAPGLYWTRLPLFVWANYATAIIMVLATPVLAITLLLIALERIFGIGIFDPKVGGDPVLFQHLFWFYSHPAVYIMILPGMGVVSEIITCFARKRIFGYDGMAFALLAIALIGFLVWGHHLFVAGESVYSGVIFSLLSFMVAVPSGIKVFNWAATLYKGSVSFETPMLYTLGFVGLFTVGGLTGITVAATAVDVHVHDTYFVIAHFHYIMVGGMVMAYFGGLHFWWPKMTGRMYPDLWGRVAAITIFVGFNLTFFPQFILGYLGMPRRYHTYPDEFQLLNVLSSAGAPVLAIGYLLPLIYLLYSLKWGPVAGSNPWDAKGLEWQTPSPPPEHNFDRLPVVTEEPYAYGLPKRDSDAARG; the protein is encoded by the coding sequence ATGACCACCGCCGCCGTCAGCCCGCCCAAAAATTACCTCAATCGCGACTACGGCATCGCGTCCTGGCTCACGACCATAGACCACAAGCGTATCGCCTGGCTTTATCTGGTCTCGATCACGGCTTTCTTTTTCTTCGGCGGCGCGGCGGCGACGCTGATCCGCCTGGAACTCGCGACGCCCGCGGCCGATGTGGTGGAAACGGAAACCTACAACCGGCTGTTCAGTCTCCACGGCATCGTGATGGTCTGGTTTTTCCTGGTTCCGTCGATTCCGGCGACGCTCGGCAATTTCTTGATTCCGCTGATGATCGGGGCGCGGGATGTGGCGTTTCCGCGGCTGAATCTCCTGAGCTGGTATTTGTACGTCGTCGGCGGAGTCTTCACCCTCGCCATGGCGGTCGCGGGCGGCGTGGATACCGGTTGGACCTTCTACACGCCTTACAGCAGCTTGTTCGCCAACGGCCAGGTGGTGCTGGCCGTGGTCGGCGTGATCATCACCGGTTTCTCATCCATCCTGACCGGGCTCAATTTCATCGTCACCGTACATAAGATGCGGGCGCCTGGACTCTATTGGACGCGCCTGCCCCTGTTCGTCTGGGCCAACTATGCCACCGCCATCATCATGGTCCTGGCAACGCCGGTCCTGGCCATCACCCTGCTCCTGATCGCTCTCGAGCGGATCTTCGGCATCGGCATCTTCGATCCGAAAGTCGGCGGCGATCCGGTGCTGTTCCAGCATCTGTTCTGGTTCTATTCGCACCCGGCGGTCTACATCATGATCTTGCCGGGCATGGGCGTGGTGAGCGAAATCATCACCTGCTTCGCTCGAAAACGCATCTTCGGCTACGACGGCATGGCCTTCGCGCTCCTCGCCATCGCGCTGATCGGCTTCCTGGTGTGGGGCCATCATTTGTTCGTGGCCGGCGAGTCGGTCTATTCGGGCGTGATTTTTTCGCTGCTCAGCTTCATGGTCGCCGTGCCTTCGGGAATCAAGGTGTTCAACTGGGCCGCAACGCTCTACAAAGGCTCGGTCTCGTTCGAAACGCCCATGCTGTACACCCTCGGGTTCGTCGGACTTTTCACCGTCGGCGGGCTGACCGGGATCACCGTGGCCGCCACGGCGGTGGACGTGCATGTCCACGACACCTATTTCGTCATCGCCCATTTTCACTACATCATGGTGGGCGGCATGGTGATGGCCTATTTCGGCGGATTGCATTTCTGGTGGCCGAAGATGACAGGCCGGATGTATCCCGACCTATGGGGGCGCGTCGCCGCGATCACCATCTTCGTCGGCTTCAATCTCACCTTTTTCCCGCAATTCATCCTGGGCTATCTGGGCATGCCCCGCCGCTACCACACCTACCCGGACGAATTCCAGTTGCTCAACGTGCTTTCGTCGGCAGGCGCGCCGGTTCTGGCGATCGGTTATCTGCTCCCCCTCATTTACCTTCTGTACTCCTTGAAATGGGGTCCCGTCGCCGGTTCCAACCCATGGGACGCCAAGGGTCTGGAATGGCAAACCCCGTCGCCGCCACCGGAACACAATTTCGACCGGCTGCCGGTCGTTACCGAGGAACCTTACGCCTATGGCTTACCGAAGCGCGATTCCGACGCCGCCCGAGGCTGA
- a CDS encoding Uma2 family endonuclease: MPDLAGWRRERLPSMPEDHRFRVVPDWICEVLSPTSRDYDLNEKLPLYARHSVPFVWLIDPDAPWLEALILDAGSFRPIGRFEPGQAIQAPPFEAVAFHLFENKPTTL, translated from the coding sequence GTGCCGGATTTGGCGGGCTGGAGGCGCGAGCGGCTTCCCTCGATGCCGGAGGATCATCGGTTTCGGGTTGTGCCCGACTGGATTTGCGAGGTGCTGTCACCTACGAGCCGCGATTACGACCTGAACGAAAAGCTTCCTCTGTATGCCCGTCACAGTGTGCCTTTCGTCTGGCTGATCGATCCGGACGCGCCCTGGCTCGAAGCGCTGATCCTCGACGCCGGCAGTTTTCGCCCGATCGGCCGGTTTGAGCCGGGTCAGGCGATCCAGGCGCCGCCGTTCGAGGCGGTAGCGTTTCATCTGTTTGAGAATAAGCCCACGACGCTGTGA
- a CDS encoding cytochrome c oxidase subunit 3: MAYRSAIPTPPEAEARPAPQFDSLRQQYEADALGIWIFLASEILFFGGLFMTYVIYRAAYPEAFEAASGRLDLLLGGINTAILLTSSLTMTLADDAVLPRNQKALVGWLAVTALLGAVFLAIKGVEYSREFDAHLAPIFGRPFEFPEPHTEQARLFFSFYFALTGLHALHLFIGIVVVLVMLVLAIRGAPRLEAKVTIAGLYWHLVDLIWVFVFPLLYLAARHG; encoded by the coding sequence ATGGCTTACCGAAGCGCGATTCCGACGCCGCCCGAGGCTGAGGCTAGACCTGCCCCGCAGTTCGACAGCCTGCGCCAGCAGTACGAAGCGGATGCGCTGGGGATCTGGATTTTCCTCGCTTCGGAAATCCTCTTTTTCGGCGGCCTATTCATGACTTATGTCATCTATCGAGCCGCCTATCCGGAGGCTTTCGAAGCCGCCAGCGGCCGTCTCGATCTTTTGCTGGGCGGGATCAATACCGCGATTCTCCTGACCAGCAGCCTGACCATGACTTTGGCCGACGACGCGGTTCTGCCTCGCAACCAGAAAGCACTGGTCGGCTGGCTGGCCGTTACCGCGCTTCTGGGCGCCGTTTTTTTGGCCATCAAAGGCGTCGAGTATTCCCGGGAATTCGACGCGCATCTTGCGCCCATATTCGGCCGGCCTTTCGAATTCCCCGAGCCCCATACCGAGCAGGCACGGCTGTTCTTCAGTTTCTATTTCGCGCTGACCGGCCTACACGCCCTTCATCTTTTCATCGGCATCGTGGTGGTTCTTGTCATGCTGGTGCTGGCGATCCGCGGCGCTCCGCGGCTCGAAGCCAAGGTGACCATCGCCGGGCTGTATTGGCATCTGGTGGATCTGATCTGGGTGTTCGTGTTCCCGCTGCTGTATCTGGCCGCCCGCCATGGATGA